In Emcibacteraceae bacterium, a single window of DNA contains:
- a CDS encoding division plane positioning ATPase MipZ, producing MPKNNNRAHIIVVGNEKGGSGKSTTAMHIVVSLMKRNFNVSVVDLDARQKSLSRYLENRLNYATKHDLKLSIPDVYILSRSMQGDIDNMMFEDTKNFSELMEELHKDSDFILIDCPGTDSNLSRLAHSVADTLITPINDSFVDLDLLASVNPDTFKVDKLSHYSEMVWDARKHRAMTDRGTIDWVVMRNRTSSLDAINKRRVNNALKELQKRISFRYIQGLGERVIYRELFPRGLTLVDMRDTDEKVTMSHIAARQEIRRLMNDLKLPGWQEEVVEKKRQGVGF from the coding sequence ATGCCGAAAAATAATAACAGGGCACATATAATTGTTGTTGGCAATGAGAAGGGTGGCTCAGGAAAATCAACAACAGCAATGCATATAGTTGTCAGTTTGATGAAAAGAAATTTTAATGTTTCTGTTGTCGACCTTGATGCACGACAAAAATCTTTGTCGCGTTATCTGGAAAACAGATTAAATTATGCCACGAAACATGATCTGAAGTTATCAATTCCGGATGTATATATATTGTCGCGCTCAATGCAGGGCGATATTGACAATATGATGTTTGAAGATACGAAAAACTTTTCAGAACTGATGGAAGAATTGCATAAAGACTCTGATTTTATTCTTATTGATTGTCCGGGAACGGATTCTAACCTTTCACGTTTGGCCCATAGTGTCGCCGATACCCTGATTACCCCGATTAATGACAGTTTTGTCGATCTAGACCTTCTGGCAAGTGTCAACCCTGATACGTTTAAAGTCGACAAGCTTAGTCATTACAGTGAGATGGTATGGGACGCCCGTAAGCATAGGGCTATGACGGACCGGGGGACGATTGACTGGGTTGTGATGCGAAACAGAACATCATCACTGGATGCCATCAATAAAAGACGTGTTAATAATGCACTGAAAGAACTCCAAAAAAGAATTTCATTCAGATATATTCAGGGGCTTGGAGAGAGGGTTATATACCGTGAGTTGTTTCCAAGAGGCTTAACCCTTGTTGATATGCGTGATACTGATGAAAAAGTGACGATGTCTCATATAGCCGCCAGACAGGAAATAAGACGATTGATGAATGATTTGAAACTTCCTGGCTGGCAGGAAGAGGTTGTCGAGAAAAAGAGACAGGGTGTTGGGTTTTAA
- a CDS encoding glucosaminidase domain-containing protein yields MASSLRRESSSFGKKALFFLFLIAAFVYLPVYISVYEVNQSRKSFSTVSLVDQINIEDGENVIKRFAAYGYNLDEIRKGKSTVPNLFLKKLPRELTKLDDLKDKKRLFIESLLPPILKVNQFIRYERSRLIEIMKSIELNGDASLDELYWLRRKMIRYRMDEFDINELYSRMNIIPPSLALAQSAIETGWGTSRFAQDANALYGQWTWNDEKGVVPLEREQGESHSIRKFNSLISAVESYALNLNTHPAYKDFRMERSKFPSTDQIKVNEDLLFTLLYYSELGFEYIDNLNNIMNSNNMRAFDKARLQKTPYEELRVTPES; encoded by the coding sequence ATGGCTAGTAGCTTACGACGAGAATCTTCATCTTTTGGCAAAAAAGCATTATTTTTTTTGTTTTTGATTGCCGCTTTTGTCTATTTACCTGTGTATATTTCGGTATATGAGGTGAATCAGAGCAGAAAAAGCTTCTCCACGGTCTCTTTGGTCGATCAAATTAACATTGAAGACGGTGAGAATGTCATAAAGAGATTCGCAGCCTATGGTTATAATCTGGATGAAATTAGAAAAGGGAAATCAACTGTTCCCAATTTATTTTTGAAAAAATTGCCCCGTGAACTGACGAAATTAGATGACCTTAAAGATAAAAAAAGATTGTTCATTGAATCACTTTTGCCCCCAATTTTGAAAGTAAATCAGTTTATCCGTTATGAGCGGAGCAGACTGATTGAAATTATGAAGTCCATTGAACTTAATGGTGATGCATCACTGGATGAACTTTACTGGCTAAGACGTAAAATGATTCGTTACCGTATGGATGAGTTTGATATTAATGAGCTTTATTCACGTATGAACATAATCCCCCCATCACTGGCGCTTGCACAGTCCGCTATTGAAACTGGCTGGGGAACGTCCCGATTTGCCCAGGATGCCAACGCTCTCTATGGGCAATGGACATGGAATGATGAAAAAGGCGTGGTCCCATTGGAAAGAGAACAAGGCGAATCTCATAGTATAAGAAAATTTAATAGTCTTATCAGCGCAGTAGAAAGCTATGCCCTAAATTTGAATACACATCCTGCCTATAAAGATTTCAGAATGGAAAGAAGTAAATTTCCATCAACAGACCAGATTAAAGTCAATGAAGATTTGTTATTTACATTACTTTATTACTCTGAGCTGGGCTTTGAATATATTGATAACCTCAACAATATTATGAACAGCAACAACATGCGGGCATTTGATAAGGCCAGGCTTCAAAAAACCCCTTATGAAGAACTCAGAGTAACCCCAGAGTCTTAA
- a CDS encoding DUF1489 domain-containing protein, protein MTIHIIKLCVGVDSVEHLMELRKNNPRYRTLDYHYHITRFKPKKAEEILDGGSIYWVIKGFILARQRIIGFEDVQTDQGVKCMIKMDKKVHLTECQPRRAFQGWRYFEENAAPKDVSEKSEVAEMPMELKNDLKTLGLL, encoded by the coding sequence ATGACTATTCACATTATAAAATTATGTGTTGGTGTGGACAGTGTTGAGCATCTTATGGAACTGCGAAAAAACAACCCAAGATACCGAACCCTTGATTACCATTATCATATCACAAGATTTAAGCCGAAAAAGGCCGAGGAGATATTGGATGGCGGGTCAATTTATTGGGTGATTAAAGGCTTTATCCTGGCCCGGCAGCGGATTATCGGTTTTGAGGATGTTCAGACAGATCAGGGGGTAAAATGTATGATCAAAATGGACAAGAAAGTCCATCTGACAGAATGTCAGCCACGCAGAGCCTTTCAGGGGTGGCGATATTTTGAAGAAAATGCGGCACCTAAGGATGTATCTGAAAAGAGTGAAGTGGCAGAAATGCCAATGGAGCTAAAAAATGATCTTAAGACTCTGGGGTTACTCTGA
- the mgtE gene encoding magnesium transporter gives MSIASENNSGENESQMEDVRPVSPEFVSEIVHALENEDREQIDFLLEPLHSADVADVFEQLDDADRKILTAFIGPKMEPDVLSELDASTLDAVLNEMDNADVARVITQMESDDAVHVLEDLDLVDQREIIDALPDEDRIAIEEGLSYPEESAGRLLQRTLVSVPGRWTVGKVIDYFRTDKELPDEFYEIFVVDPMHHPIGTVALNKIIRSGRDVKIRDIMDDDPTVVPVEMDQEEVAYLFRQYDLTSMGVVDSSGRLIGMITVDDVVDVIEEEAEEDLMRMAGIRDTDITEGVLEASKNRVIWLIVNLGTAILASAVISLFDATIEQMVALAVLMPIVASMGGNAGTQTMTVTVRAIATRDLTSSNVRRIIFRELLIALLNGAIIAAIIGGLCWVWFNSPALGGVMGIAMVVNIIMAGLAGILVPVTLDKLDIDPALASSIFVTTITDVVGFFAFLGLAAAVLL, from the coding sequence ATGAGCATTGCAAGCGAAAATAATTCAGGGGAAAATGAGTCACAGATGGAAGATGTGCGTCCTGTGTCACCTGAATTTGTTTCCGAAATTGTTCACGCGCTTGAAAATGAAGACAGAGAGCAAATTGACTTTCTGTTGGAGCCCCTGCATAGCGCCGATGTTGCGGACGTTTTTGAACAGCTTGATGATGCTGACCGCAAAATTCTGACGGCATTTATCGGTCCCAAAATGGAGCCTGATGTACTGTCCGAGCTTGATGCCAGTACGCTTGATGCTGTTCTCAACGAAATGGATAATGCCGACGTTGCCCGTGTCATCACGCAAATGGAAAGTGATGATGCGGTCCACGTGCTAGAAGATCTTGATCTTGTTGACCAGAGGGAAATTATTGATGCACTTCCGGATGAGGACAGGATTGCCATTGAAGAAGGTCTTTCCTATCCGGAGGAAAGTGCCGGACGGCTTCTGCAAAGAACGCTTGTGTCTGTTCCAGGGCGCTGGACGGTTGGTAAGGTAATTGATTATTTTAGAACCGACAAAGAGCTGCCGGATGAATTTTATGAAATTTTTGTCGTTGATCCAATGCATCATCCTATTGGTACGGTTGCTTTAAATAAAATTATCCGCAGCGGCAGGGACGTAAAAATCAGAGATATTATGGATGATGATCCGACAGTCGTGCCGGTCGAAATGGATCAGGAAGAGGTTGCCTATCTTTTCCGTCAATATGACTTAACCTCCATGGGAGTGGTGGACAGCAGTGGACGGTTGATCGGTATGATTACTGTCGATGACGTGGTTGATGTTATTGAAGAGGAAGCGGAAGAAGATTTGATGCGGATGGCCGGTATTCGTGATACGGACATTACGGAAGGTGTTCTGGAGGCTTCTAAAAACAGGGTCATCTGGTTGATTGTTAACCTGGGGACAGCAATATTGGCATCTGCAGTGATTTCGTTATTTGATGCAACTATCGAACAGATGGTTGCTCTTGCCGTATTGATGCCGATTGTGGCATCAATGGGTGGAAATGCAGGTACCCAAACCATGACAGTGACAGTCAGGGCAATTGCCACCCGGGATCTGACATCCAGCAACGTTCGCAGAATTATATTTCGGGAATTGCTCATTGCTCTTTTAAATGGGGCAATCATTGCTGCCATTATTGGCGGGCTTTGTTGGGTCTGGTTTAATAGTCCGGCGCTTGGCGGAGTTATGGGTATTGCGATGGTTGTTAATATTATCATGGCAGGTCTGGCAGGAATTCTGGTGCCGGTTACATTGGATAAGCTGGATATCGACCCGGCACTGGCGAGCAGCATTTTTGTTACAACGATTACCGATGTCGTTGGCTTCTTCGCTTTTCTCGGATTAGCGGCGGCAGTGCTTTTGTAA
- a CDS encoding alanine--glyoxylate aminotransferase family protein: MKSFIPPIRTLMGPGPSDVSPRVLEAMSRPTIGHLDPAFQKLMDEIKILLRYAFKTKNKLTFPVSAPGSAGMETCFANLVEKGDKVIVCVNGVFGTRMVENVIRCGGEAIVVNDEWGKPVSTDKVEAELNANPDVKIVAFVAAETSTGVASDTKTLCEIARTHNCLTIVDAVTSLGGSELDVDGWGIDAIYSGSQKCLSCPPGISPVSFNDRAIEKIKKREKPVQSWFMDLNLVMGYWDGEGGRSYHHTAPVNAIYALHESLLILHEEGLENAWKRHTEMSQKLREGFNAMGIKYLVDEKYALPQLNTILIPDHITDEAAIRAKLLNDHNLEIGAGLGALAGKVWRVGLMGHSARIENVEKCLAAFKAVMN; the protein is encoded by the coding sequence ATGAAGTCATTCATCCCGCCAATAAGAACTCTCATGGGGCCAGGCCCATCTGACGTTTCCCCACGAGTCCTTGAAGCAATGTCCCGTCCGACCATCGGCCACCTTGACCCTGCATTTCAAAAATTGATGGATGAAATTAAAATACTTCTTAGATATGCCTTTAAAACCAAAAATAAACTGACTTTTCCGGTTTCTGCCCCCGGTTCTGCCGGCATGGAAACCTGTTTTGCCAATCTTGTAGAAAAAGGTGATAAGGTCATTGTCTGTGTAAATGGTGTTTTTGGAACACGCATGGTTGAAAATGTCATTCGCTGCGGCGGTGAAGCAATTGTCGTTAACGATGAATGGGGTAAACCGGTTTCAACCGATAAAGTGGAAGCAGAGCTAAATGCCAATCCAGATGTTAAAATAGTCGCCTTTGTCGCCGCAGAAACATCCACCGGAGTCGCGTCTGATACCAAGACATTATGCGAAATTGCCCGCACTCATAACTGCCTGACCATTGTCGATGCTGTTACCTCCCTTGGGGGATCTGAACTGGACGTTGATGGATGGGGCATTGACGCCATTTATTCAGGATCCCAAAAATGTTTATCCTGCCCTCCGGGAATATCACCGGTAAGTTTTAATGATCGGGCGATTGAGAAAATTAAGAAACGCGAAAAACCGGTACAAAGCTGGTTTATGGATTTAAATCTTGTCATGGGATACTGGGACGGCGAAGGTGGACGTTCCTATCATCATACTGCACCCGTTAATGCTATTTATGCTCTCCATGAAAGCCTGCTAATACTTCATGAAGAAGGTCTGGAAAATGCTTGGAAACGTCATACAGAAATGTCGCAAAAACTACGTGAAGGATTTAATGCCATGGGGATCAAATATCTGGTCGATGAGAAATACGCCCTGCCGCAGCTTAATACCATTCTTATTCCCGACCACATAACAGATGAAGCGGCAATTCGTGCGAAGCTGCTCAATGATCATAATCTGGAAATTGGCGCCGGGCTTGGGGCACTTGCTGGGAAAGTATGGCGTGTCGGTCTGATGGGGCATAGTGCAAGAATTGAAAATGTAGAAAAATGCCTTGCCGCATTTAAAGCAGTGATGAATTAA
- a CDS encoding YajG family lipoprotein translates to MFKKITFVLFLFLSACATPSQDARIEIFPKVNPSEIGMGTTLAITVDDARSTGVIGTMGKESQIVTSQDLAEVIGLSLVDSFSKQGFTVSSASDSSAVNMVVSLEDLSYSKDGNLVTTDVETKSRIKVDVSSKGFIRTYSNSEERTVPFSSNEDTNNSQLRSILENLVEKIVNDQELIDALRR, encoded by the coding sequence ATGTTTAAAAAAATTACATTCGTATTATTTTTGTTTTTGTCCGCCTGTGCCACACCTTCACAGGATGCACGCATTGAGATTTTTCCTAAAGTTAATCCTTCTGAAATAGGAATGGGAACGACATTGGCCATTACGGTCGATGATGCCCGATCAACAGGTGTGATTGGAACCATGGGCAAAGAAAGCCAGATTGTCACCAGTCAGGATCTGGCTGAGGTTATAGGATTATCTCTTGTTGACAGCTTTTCAAAACAGGGCTTTACAGTTAGTTCGGCAAGTGATTCATCAGCTGTTAATATGGTGGTTTCCCTTGAAGATCTCAGCTACTCAAAAGACGGTAATCTGGTTACAACAGATGTGGAAACCAAATCAAGGATAAAAGTGGATGTCAGCAGCAAAGGGTTTATCCGTACCTATTCAAATTCTGAGGAAAGGACGGTTCCATTTTCATCAAATGAGGACACGAATAACTCACAGTTAAGGAGTATTCTTGAAAACCTTGTAGAGAAAATTGTTAATGACCAGGAGCTGATTGACGCTTTAAGACGTTAA
- a CDS encoding DUF1330 domain-containing protein, producing MSAYLILDVDIHDPVKYKEYMLKAKPLVEKYGGKYHVRGGPFVVMDGDWQPTRLVVIEFPDMETAKAMYTGEEYAPIKAIRHSCSTGHTVIVDGQ from the coding sequence ATGAGCGCATATTTAATTCTGGATGTGGATATTCACGATCCTGTTAAATATAAGGAATATATGCTAAAGGCCAAGCCGCTGGTTGAAAAATATGGTGGAAAATACCATGTGCGCGGTGGACCTTTTGTGGTCATGGATGGTGATTGGCAGCCAACGCGACTTGTGGTCATTGAATTTCCGGATATGGAAACCGCCAAAGCAATGTATACAGGTGAGGAATATGCGCCGATTAAGGCAATCAGGCATTCCTGCAGTACAGGGCATACGGTCATTGTGGATGGACAATAA
- a CDS encoding M55 family metallopeptidase, with the protein MKKIIKLGILFFAYLLPVQVFAQNDGLKIYISVDLEGIAGTVTGEQLGPTGFEYERFRKFATAETVAAVEAAFEAGATEVLVSDSHGNGQNLLIEEFPENVKVVRSWPRKLGMMQGIEEGGFDGAIYIGYHSSTNNMKGVRAHTKSSADLTGLKLNGKIASEGYFNAAIAGEFGVPIIMVSGDEDAVNEVRDEVGDMEGAVVKWGYSFHAAKSLHPAASRKLIAEKVKAAIARIEDFKPLKLKGPITMDMSFKNYRVSEMLAYLPQFERIDSHTIRYVGPDMIDVSTIATFITGYSLELAP; encoded by the coding sequence ATGAAAAAAATCATTAAATTGGGTATATTGTTTTTTGCGTATCTATTGCCTGTGCAGGTTTTTGCACAGAATGACGGTTTAAAAATATACATTTCTGTTGATTTGGAAGGAATAGCTGGAACTGTAACAGGTGAGCAGCTTGGACCAACCGGATTTGAATATGAGCGCTTTCGCAAATTTGCAACCGCTGAGACCGTCGCAGCTGTTGAAGCAGCGTTTGAGGCCGGCGCAACTGAGGTTCTCGTTAGTGATTCTCATGGAAATGGTCAGAATTTGCTCATTGAAGAATTTCCTGAAAATGTCAAAGTGGTCAGATCATGGCCCCGTAAGCTTGGCATGATGCAGGGGATTGAGGAAGGTGGCTTCGATGGCGCTATTTATATTGGATATCATTCAAGCACCAATAATATGAAAGGCGTACGTGCCCATACCAAATCAAGTGCAGACCTGACAGGTCTTAAACTGAACGGCAAAATTGCCAGCGAAGGCTATTTTAACGCCGCCATAGCCGGTGAGTTTGGTGTGCCGATTATCATGGTGTCCGGTGATGAGGATGCTGTCAACGAAGTCAGGGATGAGGTTGGCGATATGGAAGGGGCCGTTGTTAAATGGGGCTACAGCTTCCATGCGGCAAAATCACTTCATCCTGCTGCTTCGCGTAAACTGATTGCAGAAAAGGTAAAAGCAGCCATCGCCCGTATTGAGGATTTTAAGCCCCTGAAACTTAAAGGTCCAATCACTATGGATATGAGCTTTAAAAATTATCGTGTCAGTGAGATGCTTGCTTATCTGCCTCAATTTGAACGAATTGATAGTCATACTATCCGTTATGTCGGACCGGATATGATTGATGTATCTACCATTGCGACATTTATAACAGGGTATAGTCTGGAGCTGGCACCATAA
- a CDS encoding dipeptidase, protein MNVFKLITTGMLITFAFILTSCSQQSGESSKEAKVMDQDEIVAGIHKRVMTLDTHVDINEDMTFDPKYDPGTRTGQQVDLVKMDEGGLDAAFFIVYMGQTKRTEEGYAEAKRIALRKFDAIHRMVEMYPDQIGFAYTTEQAREIYKSGRKVAMIGIENGYAIGKDLSLIEDYYNRGARYMTLAHNGHNDICDSAQPQESLGDGPEEHGGVSEFGYKVIDEMNRVGMMVDISHVSFNCMMQATKYTKVPPIASHSGVYALAQHVRNMTDEQMIALADAGGVMQVVAYSDYVKFYPEAASVRAKMLQEVAEKLGDDKFDFKKHMGTPEFAEAYKKYLELFPPGTVEEYVDHIDYAVNLIGIDHVGIASDFDGGGGITGWNNASETMNVTKELVKRGYTEEQIAKIWSGNTLALWERVNEATAKLNMKN, encoded by the coding sequence ATGAATGTATTTAAGCTAATTACAACAGGCATGTTGATCACATTTGCCTTTATTCTTACGAGCTGTTCGCAACAATCAGGGGAAAGTTCCAAAGAAGCCAAAGTTATGGATCAGGATGAGATTGTAGCCGGTATTCATAAACGGGTAATGACGTTGGATACTCATGTTGATATTAACGAAGATATGACATTTGATCCTAAATATGACCCGGGAACGAGGACCGGGCAGCAGGTGGATCTGGTCAAAATGGATGAAGGTGGACTGGATGCAGCATTTTTTATCGTTTATATGGGACAAACCAAAAGAACCGAAGAAGGTTATGCAGAAGCCAAGAGAATTGCGCTAAGGAAGTTTGATGCTATTCACAGAATGGTAGAAATGTATCCTGATCAAATTGGATTTGCCTATACAACTGAACAGGCCAGAGAAATATACAAATCAGGGCGAAAAGTTGCTATGATTGGTATCGAAAATGGATATGCCATTGGCAAGGATTTATCACTAATTGAAGATTATTATAACCGCGGCGCCAGATATATGACGTTGGCCCATAATGGCCATAATGATATTTGTGACAGTGCCCAACCACAGGAAAGCCTGGGTGATGGCCCTGAAGAACATGGTGGTGTCAGTGAATTTGGCTATAAAGTCATTGATGAAATGAACCGTGTTGGCATGATGGTTGATATTTCCCATGTATCTTTTAACTGCATGATGCAGGCAACAAAATATACAAAAGTTCCGCCGATTGCCTCTCATTCCGGTGTCTATGCCCTGGCACAGCATGTGCGCAATATGACAGATGAACAGATGATTGCTCTTGCTGATGCCGGCGGTGTTATGCAGGTGGTCGCCTATAGTGATTATGTTAAATTTTATCCGGAAGCGGCATCTGTGAGGGCTAAAATGCTTCAGGAAGTCGCCGAAAAACTCGGCGATGATAAATTTGATTTTAAAAAGCATATGGGCACACCTGAATTTGCGGAAGCCTATAAGAAATATCTTGAACTATTCCCGCCTGGAACAGTGGAAGAATATGTGGACCACATCGATTATGCTGTAAATTTAATAGGTATTGATCATGTTGGTATTGCGTCTGATTTTGATGGGGGTGGCGGCATAACCGGCTGGAACAATGCCTCAGAAACCATGAATGTTACCAAAGAGCTGGTCAAGCGCGGATATACCGAAGAGCAGATCGCTAAAATCTGGAGCGGAAACACACTAGCCCTTTGGGAACGTGTTAATGAAGCAACCGCAAAATTAAATATGAAAAATTAG
- a CDS encoding dipeptidase, whose protein sequence is MINLGIKSPMLKGMVCAAALLLVACSEQGGSSSADAEKDNSVEAIHKRVVTLDTHVDIHEDMTFDPVYDPGTDTPQQVDLGKMEAGGLDAAFFIVYVGQGPRDEAGNAMSKEKALRKFSAIHRMTEFYPERIGFAYTPDEFEQIAASGRKVASIGIENGYVIGKDLSLIEDFHNRGARYMTLAHNGHNDICDSAQPLARLDDVPEEHGGVSEYGYKVIDEMNRVGMMVDISHVSFNCMMQATKYSKAPVIASHSGVWALSKHVRNLNDEQLKALAASGGVVQIVGLDEFVKYYPEKQPEVDALRASVVAANGGTEWDSEIYGKDPAYLAGMEELNKKYPPANVKDFVDHIDYAVKLIGIDHVGISSDFDGGGGLNGWNNAAETMNVTKELVTRGYTEEEIAKIWSGNTVALWRRVNAVADQLQGK, encoded by the coding sequence ATGATTAATTTAGGAATAAAGTCCCCTATGTTAAAGGGAATGGTCTGTGCTGCGGCACTTTTGCTTGTCGCCTGTAGCGAGCAGGGTGGAAGCAGTTCTGCTGATGCGGAAAAAGATAATAGTGTTGAAGCTATTCATAAGCGGGTCGTCACGCTTGATACACACGTTGATATTCACGAGGATATGACGTTTGATCCGGTATATGATCCAGGCACTGACACACCACAGCAGGTTGATCTGGGCAAAATGGAAGCGGGCGGGCTTGATGCAGCATTTTTCATTGTTTATGTCGGACAGGGACCAAGGGACGAGGCAGGCAATGCTATGTCGAAAGAAAAAGCTCTTCGTAAATTCAGCGCTATCCACAGAATGACAGAGTTTTATCCGGAACGTATCGGTTTTGCCTATACGCCAGATGAGTTTGAACAGATTGCCGCTAGCGGGCGTAAGGTAGCCTCAATCGGTATCGAAAATGGTTATGTTATTGGTAAAGACCTGTCTTTGATTGAAGACTTTCATAACCGCGGCGCCCGCTATATGACATTGGCTCATAATGGCCATAATGATATCTGTGACAGTGCCCAGCCATTGGCACGTCTGGACGATGTTCCTGAAGAGCATGGTGGTGTTAGCGAATATGGCTATAAAGTCATCGATGAAATGAATCGTGTTGGCATGATGGTCGATATTTCACATGTGTCTTTCAATTGTATGATGCAGGCAACAAAATATTCAAAAGCCCCGGTTATTGCTTCTCACTCAGGAGTATGGGCGTTATCCAAGCATGTAAGAAATCTGAATGATGAGCAGCTTAAGGCACTTGCCGCATCTGGCGGCGTTGTTCAAATCGTTGGTCTTGATGAATTTGTAAAATATTATCCTGAGAAGCAGCCGGAAGTTGATGCATTACGTGCCTCTGTCGTTGCGGCGAATGGCGGAACAGAATGGGATTCTGAAATATATGGAAAAGATCCCGCATATTTGGCAGGCATGGAAGAATTAAATAAAAAATACCCGCCAGCCAATGTGAAGGATTTTGTTGATCATATAGACTATGCCGTAAAATTAATCGGGATCGATCATGTTGGCATTTCATCTGATTTTGATGGCGGCGGTGGTCTTAACGGGTGGAACAATGCTGCTGAAACTATGAATGTCACAAAAGAACTGGTGACTCGTGGTTACACAGAAGAAGAAATTGCAAAAATCTGGAGCGGTAATACAGTCGCGCTTTGGCGGCGGGTCAATGCTGTTGCCGATCAGTTGCAGGGTAAATAA
- a CDS encoding FliM/FliN family flagellar motor switch protein, translated as MSQAIEDVEIELTVVLGQSLMPVKQLLKLGRGAVIELQEHCDSPVKIYANGELIAKGEIMVSGENIGITLLEGVKSFRELGFIKK; from the coding sequence ATGTCACAAGCTATCGAAGATGTCGAAATTGAACTTACCGTCGTGCTCGGTCAGAGCCTGATGCCGGTAAAGCAACTCCTCAAATTAGGACGTGGTGCTGTCATCGAGCTTCAGGAACATTGTGACAGTCCGGTGAAAATTTATGCAAATGGTGAACTGATTGCCAAAGGTGAAATTATGGTTTCCGGCGAAAATATAGGGATTACGTTGCTTGAGGGTGTTAAGAGTTTTCGTGAACTTGGTTTTATAAAAAAATAG
- the lipB gene encoding lipoyl(octanoyl) transferase LipB — protein sequence MASDKITWKISSGLTDYQQAVDFMEKRVSDIHAGNESELVWLVEHPPLYTAGTSSKISDLLSPNRFPVYDAGRGGQYTYHGPGQRVAYVMLDLNKRGRDVRQFVANLEKWVINTLAQFNVKGETREGRVGVWVERDGGREDKIAAIGVRVRKWVTFHGICINVEPDLSHYGGIVPCGISDHGVTSLVDLGLPVNMNDLDAALKNTWSDIFENQN from the coding sequence ATGGCTTCAGATAAAATTACATGGAAAATAAGCAGCGGCCTGACCGATTATCAGCAGGCCGTCGATTTTATGGAAAAGCGTGTTTCTGATATTCATGCGGGAAATGAAAGCGAACTGGTCTGGCTTGTGGAGCATCCCCCGCTTTATACGGCGGGAACGTCTTCCAAAATATCCGATCTGCTGTCCCCTAACCGTTTTCCGGTATATGATGCCGGGCGTGGCGGACAATATACTTACCACGGTCCCGGGCAGCGCGTTGCTTATGTAATGCTTGATTTAAACAAGCGCGGTCGCGATGTAAGGCAGTTTGTCGCAAATCTTGAAAAATGGGTGATCAATACTTTGGCCCAGTTTAATGTTAAGGGCGAAACACGCGAAGGGCGGGTTGGGGTCTGGGTTGAACGTGATGGGGGCCGCGAAGACAAAATTGCCGCCATTGGTGTCAGGGTAAGAAAATGGGTCACTTTTCACGGAATTTGCATTAACGTTGAACCGGATCTCAGCCATTATGGCGGCATTGTCCCCTGCGGCATATCAGATCACGGGGTCACATCACTGGTTGATCTCGGACTGCCTGTTAATATGAATGATCTGGATGCAGCACTCAAAAATACATGGTCGGATATTTTTGAGAACCAAAATTAA
- a CDS encoding acylphosphatase, which translates to MLEPGHIARRLLISGRVQGVFFRDWTVRHARELHLDGWVRNRTDGTVEALFVGPEDVVNKMINYCRNGPPRSKVDGIEIAEAIGITKKGFYQKPTVNIQERRGH; encoded by the coding sequence ATGCTTGAGCCAGGTCATATAGCCCGCCGGCTATTGATCAGCGGTCGTGTCCAGGGGGTCTTTTTTCGGGACTGGACAGTCAGGCATGCCAGAGAGTTACATCTGGATGGCTGGGTCAGGAACAGAACAGATGGAACGGTAGAAGCTCTTTTTGTCGGGCCGGAAGATGTAGTGAATAAAATGATTAATTACTGTAGAAATGGGCCACCGAGATCAAAGGTGGACGGCATTGAAATTGCTGAAGCAATCGGGATTACCAAAAAAGGATTTTACCAGAAGCCAACGGTCAATATTCAGGAACGACGCGGTCATTAA